Proteins encoded within one genomic window of Thermodesulfobacteriota bacterium:
- a CDS encoding FliH/SctL family protein: MLRATVVSGDDATRFQLPSFEGAEGPRAAARTERKGRPKERTPADVEREAYEKGFEEGRKAGAAAAAREAAPLLEGLRSAAAGTIRLKEQIAQEAEPQVVALAVAVARRVLIGELSGKPERIAAIVKEAIRRIERAGPVTVRVHPDLSALIAGLKEGVTDFQAEILLDVDPSVPPFGPIVTGATEEVLTDVDEQIRVIMDELRSDRAAR; the protein is encoded by the coding sequence TTGCTTAGGGCGACCGTCGTCTCCGGCGACGACGCGACGCGGTTCCAGCTCCCTTCGTTCGAAGGGGCGGAAGGGCCGCGCGCCGCGGCCCGGACGGAGCGGAAGGGGCGCCCGAAGGAGCGGACCCCGGCGGACGTCGAGCGGGAGGCCTACGAGAAGGGGTTCGAGGAAGGACGGAAGGCCGGGGCTGCCGCCGCGGCCCGGGAAGCGGCTCCGCTGCTGGAGGGATTGCGGTCCGCCGCAGCGGGAACGATCCGGCTCAAGGAGCAGATCGCGCAGGAGGCCGAGCCGCAGGTGGTCGCGCTGGCCGTGGCGGTCGCGCGGCGCGTCCTGATCGGCGAGCTCTCCGGGAAGCCGGAGCGGATCGCGGCGATCGTGAAGGAGGCGATCCGCCGGATCGAGCGGGCCGGACCCGTAACCGTCCGGGTGCATCCCGACCTCTCCGCGCTGATCGCGGGGCTCAAGGAAGGCGTGACCGATTTCCAGGCGGAGATCCTTCTGGACGTCGACCCGTCCGTGCCGCCTTTCGGCCCGATCGTCACCGGCGCCACGGAAGAGGTGCTGACCGATGTGGACGAGCAGATCCGCGTCATCATGGACGAGCTGAGGAGCGACCGTGCCGCACGTTGA
- the fliJ gene encoding flagellar export protein FliJ translates to MNRLGTIDKVLHLKERREEEIEVEVRELRDEIAAKQVRLGGLEGAYMETLSEFRRRQADGTLPPQEMGIYHSYLFHLQAEMDGRKAELARCLSALDARQGALVEAHKETRVVEALKDRRIREFAKEEVRRERKRMDSLCQGPWERP, encoded by the coding sequence ATGAACCGGCTCGGAACCATTGACAAGGTGCTCCACCTCAAGGAGCGCCGGGAAGAGGAGATCGAGGTCGAGGTCCGGGAGCTGCGCGACGAGATCGCGGCGAAGCAGGTGCGGCTCGGGGGCCTCGAAGGCGCGTACATGGAGACCCTCTCTGAGTTCCGGCGGCGGCAGGCCGACGGCACGCTCCCGCCGCAGGAGATGGGGATCTACCACAGCTACCTCTTCCACCTCCAGGCCGAGATGGACGGGCGGAAGGCGGAGCTCGCCCGCTGCCTTTCGGCGCTCGACGCCCGGCAGGGGGCGCTCGTGGAGGCGCACAAGGAGACGCGGGTCGTCGAGGCGCTGAAGGACCGGCGGATTCGGGAGTTCGCGAAGGAGGAGGTCCGCCGCGAGCGCAAGCGGATGGACTCCCTCTGCCAGGGGCCGTGGGAGCGGCCGTGA
- a CDS encoding FliI/YscN family ATPase: MPHVDLSHAVRAVERSEPLRVYGKIVEITGLLIKATGLSVSIGEACEIFSGGGPPVEAEVVGFRDGKALLMAIGDLSRIKLGARVHSVGKKVFVRTGPGMIGRIIDGMGNPIDGKGPLRGVEHPLFAVSPDPLKRRRIREPIDLGIRAMNGLLTCGKGQRLGIMAGAGVGKSVLLGMIAKYTEASVNVIALVGERGREVREFMERNLGEEGMRKSVVVISTSEQPALMKLRAAFTATAIAEHFRDAGHDVLLFMDSLTRVAMAQREIGLALGEPPTTKGYTPSLNGLLSKILERAGTKEGKGSITGLYTVLVEGDDLSDPVADASMAVLDGHIVLSRELAMENQYPAIDILRSISRVMPDIVEPAHKEAAARFGEILATYRKHEDMISIGAYKEGSNPKVDRAIRMIDGLKGYLRQGMEEHWNYRESVDRLHQLFKGCGDEPARNH; this comes from the coding sequence GTGCCGCACGTTGACCTTTCCCACGCGGTGCGGGCCGTCGAGCGGTCCGAGCCGCTCCGCGTCTACGGGAAGATCGTGGAGATCACCGGGCTGCTCATCAAGGCCACGGGGCTCTCGGTCAGCATCGGTGAGGCGTGCGAGATCTTCTCCGGCGGCGGCCCCCCCGTCGAGGCGGAGGTCGTGGGTTTCCGGGACGGGAAGGCGCTCCTGATGGCCATCGGGGATCTTTCCCGGATCAAGCTCGGCGCCCGCGTCCACTCCGTGGGGAAGAAGGTTTTCGTCCGCACCGGGCCGGGCATGATCGGAAGGATCATCGACGGGATGGGAAACCCGATCGACGGGAAGGGTCCTCTCCGCGGCGTCGAGCACCCGCTGTTCGCCGTCTCCCCCGATCCGCTCAAGCGGCGCCGGATCCGGGAGCCCATCGACCTGGGGATCCGCGCGATGAACGGGCTGCTCACCTGCGGGAAGGGGCAGCGGCTCGGGATCATGGCGGGCGCCGGCGTCGGGAAGAGCGTCCTTCTGGGGATGATCGCGAAATACACCGAGGCGTCGGTCAACGTCATCGCCCTGGTGGGGGAGCGCGGGCGCGAGGTCCGCGAGTTCATGGAGCGCAACCTCGGCGAGGAGGGGATGCGCAAGAGCGTCGTGGTGATCTCCACTTCCGAGCAGCCGGCGCTGATGAAGCTCCGGGCCGCGTTCACCGCCACGGCCATCGCGGAGCATTTCCGGGACGCCGGCCACGACGTCCTTCTCTTCATGGACTCCCTGACGCGCGTGGCGATGGCCCAGCGCGAGATCGGCCTCGCTTTGGGGGAGCCGCCGACGACCAAGGGATACACGCCGTCGCTCAACGGCCTCCTGTCGAAGATCCTGGAGCGGGCGGGCACGAAGGAGGGGAAGGGGAGCATCACGGGGCTGTACACCGTCCTCGTGGAGGGGGACGACCTCTCGGACCCCGTCGCGGACGCGTCGATGGCAGTCCTCGACGGGCACATCGTCCTGTCGCGGGAGCTGGCGATGGAGAACCAGTATCCCGCCATCGACATCCTCCGCTCCATCAGCCGCGTGATGCCCGACATCGTGGAACCGGCCCACAAGGAGGCGGCGGCCCGCTTCGGCGAGATCCTGGCGACCTATCGCAAGCACGAGGACATGATCTCCATCGGCGCATACAAGGAAGGGTCCAACCCGAAGGTGGACCGGGCCATCCGGATGATCGACGGGCTCAAGGGATACCTGCGCCAGGGGATGGAGGAGCACTGGAACTACCGGGAAAGCGTCGATCGGCTCCATCAACTCTTCAAGGGGTGCGGCGATGAACCGGCTCGGAACCATTGA